A portion of the Suricata suricatta isolate VVHF042 chromosome 11, meerkat_22Aug2017_6uvM2_HiC, whole genome shotgun sequence genome contains these proteins:
- the C11H11orf24 gene encoding uncharacterized protein C11orf24 homolog, translating into MWTALVLVWISSLSLSESQVQSQDPGHLVSNQTATSAQDTSVSTAAGVLNGTSGTMTVLTSAVTLATGTRVSDPRPPAVTARGTFRTDTAVEGTPGPAASGGPAPASPVSTWRTPVPTPAPDTPPAPGPSVSPLASTAAPTTPATIAQTAAGTTASAHSPTGTHSPSTAHPAHPPSPLAPHVSTQGLTVRASAARPTTGPASGHTPALANTTPEPTLRSTAPVTPGAPASTTAVTTAKTQAREPAASTALAPDPSPTPRVEATSTTTQPGPALSPRGAVGPGMPPTPEQVRPETPPGTASTAPVPGSSGGASKVPASALCPLSTQGQYLVVTTEPLTRAMVNTSFLLAVLLLGVALFFVALVLLLLQAYEGYRKKEYTQVDYLINGMYADSEM; encoded by the exons ATGTGGACAGCCCTGGTGCTCGTTTGGATTTCCTCTTTGTCCTTATCTGAAAGCCAAGTCCAGTCCCAGGATCCAG GCCACTTGGTCTCCAACCAGACGGCGACCTCAGCCCAGGACACGTCAGTGTCAACGGCTGCAGGAGTCCTTAACGGGACGTCTGGAACGATGACCGTGCTGACATCTGCCGTCACACTGGCCACAGGGACCCGGGTGTCCGACCCCAGGCCTCCTGCAGTCACAGCAAGGGGCACGTTCAGGACAGACACGGCTGTGGAAGGCACCCCTGGCCCTGCAGCCTCCGGGGGACCCGCACCAGCTTCCCCGGTGTCGACGTGGCGGACTCCagtccccacccctgcacccgaCACCCCCCCTGCGCCAGGCCCAAGCGTCAGCCCGCTGGCGAGCACGGCAGCGCCCACGACGCCAGCCACCATTGCTCAGACCGCAGCTGGCACCACAGCGAGTGCCCACAGCCCGACGGGCACACACAGCCCTTCCACGGCCCACCCTGCGCACCCCCCGAGTCCCCTGGCACCTCATGTGTCCACACAAGGCCTCACCGTCAGGGCGTCGGCGGCCCGGCCCACGACTGGCCCAGCAAGCGGGCACACACCCGCCCTCGCCAACACGACCCCAGAGCCCACCCTCCGGTCCACGGCTCCCGTGACTCCCGGGGCTCCCGCGTCTACCACGGCAGTGACCACCGCCAAGACGCAGGCCCGggagccagctgccagcacagcgcTGGCACCTGACCCCAGCCCGACCCCCAGGGTGGAGGCCACGTCCACCACGACACAGCCAGGCCCCGCTCTGTCCCCCCGGGGGGCTGTGGGGCCGGGCATGCCCCCGACACCGGAGCAGGTGCGGCCCGAAACCCCGCCTGGCACTGCCTCCACCGCCCCGGTCCCCGGGAGCTCGGGGGGTGCCTCCAAGGTGCCAGCCTCAGCCCTGTGCCCGCTCAGCACGCAGGGCCAGTACCTGGTGGTCACCACCGAGCCCCTCACCCGGGCCATGGTGAACACAAGCTTCCTTCTGGCGGTGCTCTTGCTCGGGGTGGCGCTCTTCTTCGTGGCCctggtcctgctgctgctgcaggccTACGAGGGCTACCGCAAGAAGGAGTACACGCAGGTGGACTATCTGATCAACGGCATGTACGCGGACTCCGAAATGTGA